The Pyrus communis chromosome 2, drPyrComm1.1, whole genome shotgun sequence genome includes a window with the following:
- the LOC137724879 gene encoding zinc finger BED domain-containing protein DAYSLEEPER-like, which produces MRVGLYLLHCGVALSPTPLPSPSSNGVRRALELRSSLIGPQSGDWTRRMGSSAWRTLDQHFISSVLSPYEWVREFSGGSSTTIVALLEDVELNEEFIIQACGGDENKIEMMKELIQERSEQRLLEISNEIDKYFTAPYIIIIVGAFDLLSWWKSNTKEFPILSQIVKDIFAIPTSTIASKNAFSLGRRVVDPFRTSFTPKMVDALVCTSD; this is translated from the exons ATGCGCGTGGGCTTGTACCTTCTGCACTGCGGTGTCGCTCTTTCACCGACACCGTTACCCTCCCCTTCATCCAACGGTGTACGTCGAGCCTTGGAACTGAGATCGTCATTGATTGGGCCACAGTCCGGCGACTGGACACGCCGCATGGGAAGCAGCGCGTGGCGGACGCTTGATCAACACTTTATCAGTTCAGTCTTGTCCCCATATGAGTGGGTCCGCGAATTCAGT GGGGGTTCTTCTACTACCATTGTTGCTCTATTGGAAGATGTGGAACTAAATGAGGAGTTCATAATTCAAGCTTGTGGAGGTGATGAgaacaaaattgaaatgatgaaggagcTTATACAAGAAAGGAGTGAGCAACGTCTTTTGGAGATATCAAATGAAATTGATAAGTACTTCACTGCTCCTTATATTATCATTATTGTTGGTGCCTTTGAtctcttgagttggtggaaatcaaacacaaaagagTTTCCAATTCTTTCACAAATAGTCAAGGATATCTTTGCAATCCCCACTTCTACCATTGCTAGTAAAAATGCATTTAGCCTAGGGAGGagggttgtggacccttttAGGACATCCTTTACTCCTAAAATGGTAGATGCACTAGTGTGTACTAGTGATTAG
- the LOC137726270 gene encoding actin-depolymerizing factor 5-like, producing the protein MAMAFKMATTGMWVTDECKNSFMEMKWKKVHRYIVFKIDEESRLVTVDKVGGPGENYDDLAASLPKDDCRYAVFDFDFVTVDNCRKSKLFFIAWSPSESRIRAKILYATSKAGLRRVLDGISYELQATDPTEMGMDVIKDRAK; encoded by the exons ATGGCAATGGCTTTCAAGATG GCCACAACTGGGATGTGGGTGACCGATGAATGCAAGAACTCATTCATGGAGATGAAATGGAAGAAGGTTCACAGATACATTGTTTTCAAGATCGATGAGGAATCGAGGCTGGTGACCGTTGATAAAGTTGGTGGGCCAGGGGAAAACTATGATGATCTGGCAGCCTCCTTGCCCAAAGATGATTGCAGATATGCAgtctttgattttgattttgtcaCTGTTGATAACTGCAGGAAGAGCAAACTCTTCTTCATTGCTTG GTCACCAAGTGAATCAAGGATTAGGGCCAAAATACTATATGCAACCTCCAAAGCTGGGCTGAGGAGAGTTTTAGATGGCATCAGCTATGAACTTCAGGCGACCGATCCGACCGAGATGGGGATGGATGTGATCAAGGACAGGGCTAAATAA
- the LOC137725298 gene encoding 26S proteasome non-ATPase regulatory subunit 4 homolog isoform X1, with protein sequence MVLEATMICVDNSEWMRNGDYSPSRLQAQADAINLICGAKTQANPENTVGVLTMAGKGVRVLATPTSDLGRILACMHGLEMGGEMNIAAAIQVAQLALKHRQNKNQQQRIIVFAGSPVKFEKKLLESIGKKLKKNSVALDIVDFGEEDDGKPEKLEALLSAVNNNESSHIVHIPPGPNALSDVLISTPVFTGDGEGGSGFAVAAAAATAAAIGGSGYDFGVDPNIDPELALALRVSMEEERARQEAAAKRAAEEAGGKGGEPSSKSEDITMTDQANVSSPHEDKKHTDNMVDENDLLKEALAMSMNVTGTGHSAGDTEMSEATSADQELALALQMSMQESAGEPSSQTDASKVLEDQSFISSILESLPGVDPNDPSVKDLLASLKNQSEQKDKEEPSNEDK encoded by the exons ATGGTTCTCGAG GCGACTATGATCTGCGTCGACAATTCCGAATGGATGCGAAACGGCGATTACTCTCCCTCCCGATTGCAGGCTCAAGCTGACGCCATTAATCTCATCTGTGGTGCCAAAACCCAg GCTAATCCGGAGAATACAGTTGGGGTATTGACAATGGCGGGCAAAGGGGTTCGGGTTTTGGCTACTCCAACCTCTGATCTTGGCAGGATTTTGGCTTGCATGCATG GTCTGGAGATGGGAGGTGAGATGAACATAGCAGCTGCAATCCAGGTAGCTCAGCTGGCTCTTAAGCATcgtcaaaacaaaaatcaacaacAGCGGATTATTGTTTTTGCTGGAAG TCCTGTTAAATTTGAAAAGAAGTTGTTGGAATCGATAGGgaagaaattgaaaaagaacAGTGTTGCTCTTGacattgttgattttggtgAAGAGGATGATGGGAAGCCAGAGAAGCTGGAGGCCCTTCTGTCTGCTGTTAATAATAATGAAAGCAGTCATATAGTACACATCCCTCCTGGTCCAAATGCTCTCTCGGATGTTCTTATAAG TACACCTGTATTTACTGGTGACGGAGAAGGAGGAAGTGGTTTTGCAGTGGCGGCGGCAGCAGCAACTGCTGCTGCTATTGGTGGCTCTGGGTATGACTTTGGAGTTGATCCCAACATTGATCCTGAGCTTGCTCTCGCCCTTAGAGTTTCTATGGAAGAGGAAAGGGCTAGGCAAGAAGCTGCTGCCAAAAGAGCTGCTGAAGAAGCTGGTGGGAAAGGAGGGGAACCGTCATCCAAATCAGAAGATATAACCATGACAGATCAAGCTAATGTTTCTTCTCCCCATGAGGATAAGAAACATACTGATAATATG GTTGATGAGAATGACTTGCTGAAGGAGGCTCTTGCAATGTCAATGAACGTCACTGGAACTGGTCATTCAGCAGGTGATACTGAGATGTCCGAAGCAACTAGTGCGGATCAGGAGTTGGCATTAG CTCTTCAAATGTCGATGCAGGAAAGTGCAGGGGAGCCATCCTCCCAGACCGATGCGAGCAAGGTGTTGGAGGATCAGTCTTTTATATCATCTATCCTTGAATCT CTTCCAGGAGTTGACCCCAACGATCCTTCAGTGAAAGATCTTCTTGCATCTCTGAAGAATCAGTCTGAG CAGAAGGACAAAGAAGAACCATCGAATGAGGACAAATGA
- the LOC137725298 gene encoding 26S proteasome non-ATPase regulatory subunit 4 homolog isoform X2 — MVLEATMICVDNSEWMRNGDYSPSRLQAQADAINLICGAKTQANPENTVGVLTMAGKGVRVLATPTSDLGRILACMHGLEMGGEMNIAAAIQVAQLALKHRQNKNQQQRIIVFAGSPVKFEKKLLESIGKKLKKNSVALDIVDFGEEDDGKPEKLEALLSAVNNNESSHIVHIPPGPNALSDVLISTPVFTGDGEGGSGFAVAAAAATAAAIGGSGYDFGVDPNIDPELALALRVSMEEERARQEAAAKRAAEEAGGKGGEPSSKSEDITMTDQANVSSPHEDKKHTDNMVDENDLLKEALAMSMNVTGTGHSAGDTEMSEATSADQELALALQMSMQESAGEPSSQTDASKVLEDQSFISSILESLPGVDPNDPSVKDLLASLKNQSEKDKEEPSNEDK; from the exons ATGGTTCTCGAG GCGACTATGATCTGCGTCGACAATTCCGAATGGATGCGAAACGGCGATTACTCTCCCTCCCGATTGCAGGCTCAAGCTGACGCCATTAATCTCATCTGTGGTGCCAAAACCCAg GCTAATCCGGAGAATACAGTTGGGGTATTGACAATGGCGGGCAAAGGGGTTCGGGTTTTGGCTACTCCAACCTCTGATCTTGGCAGGATTTTGGCTTGCATGCATG GTCTGGAGATGGGAGGTGAGATGAACATAGCAGCTGCAATCCAGGTAGCTCAGCTGGCTCTTAAGCATcgtcaaaacaaaaatcaacaacAGCGGATTATTGTTTTTGCTGGAAG TCCTGTTAAATTTGAAAAGAAGTTGTTGGAATCGATAGGgaagaaattgaaaaagaacAGTGTTGCTCTTGacattgttgattttggtgAAGAGGATGATGGGAAGCCAGAGAAGCTGGAGGCCCTTCTGTCTGCTGTTAATAATAATGAAAGCAGTCATATAGTACACATCCCTCCTGGTCCAAATGCTCTCTCGGATGTTCTTATAAG TACACCTGTATTTACTGGTGACGGAGAAGGAGGAAGTGGTTTTGCAGTGGCGGCGGCAGCAGCAACTGCTGCTGCTATTGGTGGCTCTGGGTATGACTTTGGAGTTGATCCCAACATTGATCCTGAGCTTGCTCTCGCCCTTAGAGTTTCTATGGAAGAGGAAAGGGCTAGGCAAGAAGCTGCTGCCAAAAGAGCTGCTGAAGAAGCTGGTGGGAAAGGAGGGGAACCGTCATCCAAATCAGAAGATATAACCATGACAGATCAAGCTAATGTTTCTTCTCCCCATGAGGATAAGAAACATACTGATAATATG GTTGATGAGAATGACTTGCTGAAGGAGGCTCTTGCAATGTCAATGAACGTCACTGGAACTGGTCATTCAGCAGGTGATACTGAGATGTCCGAAGCAACTAGTGCGGATCAGGAGTTGGCATTAG CTCTTCAAATGTCGATGCAGGAAAGTGCAGGGGAGCCATCCTCCCAGACCGATGCGAGCAAGGTGTTGGAGGATCAGTCTTTTATATCATCTATCCTTGAATCT CTTCCAGGAGTTGACCCCAACGATCCTTCAGTGAAAGATCTTCTTGCATCTCTGAAGAATCAGTCTGAG AAGGACAAAGAAGAACCATCGAATGAGGACAAATGA
- the LOC137725864 gene encoding uncharacterized protein, with protein MGSSEDHNKTPTSFYDSSSPSTPLLSKPPIEDPPPPPSPPPSYADPPESDSDPTQYLQISYNYGPRHFKDLPFLFLFVLFVLATFAIGIFAIVHRNQNYSALSSFAYDSDSASCVKNETLTRLPNWVGPTFSSSSSSLLKDLTWTLVITLILSLPICFSLLILLKHYAKQVVYIFLPFFIVFPIFFNAYWFVACTLSSTCSDALPLAYRILILIFVFLLIGVVVWILVVNWHRIELTVSIIGVASDALSRNLGLFGVLPCLTFGLVVYYAPIVVFLVYARFNGKIAPRESQGAYSCVWKQDGWVPAYYALAILTMLWSLTTMVEAQVYVISGTVAQWYFTKEDSTPRRIIRRSLRNAFGPNFGTVCLSGLLLCVVRVVRAMVDGARQDGSPGMVYFLMRCCVNALLSAIDFLNKFTINFAAITGEAYCSSAKMTYELLKRNLLSAVFVETISTRLLAGIVFVLSALYAIVVCAILQAVTSLGVDSYFVAVLAWVLLIVILGFFVHVLDNVIDTVYVCYAIDRDRGEVCKPEVHEVYVHLPISRNHRPSSMISRTLGV; from the exons ATGGGCAGCTCCGAAGACCACAACAAGACGCCCACCTCCTTCTACGACTCATCCTCTCCCTCCACCCCACTCCTCTCCAAACCCCCAATCGAAgacccgccaccgccgccgtcCCCTCCGCCATCTTACGCCGACCCACCGGAATCCGATTCCGACCCGACCCAGTACCTCCAGATCTCCTACAACTACGGCCCCCGCCATTTCAAAGACCTCCCCTTTCTATTCCTCTTCGTCCTCTTCGTCCTCGCCACCTTCGCCATCGGAATCTTCGCCATTGTCCACCGCAACCAAAATTACTCCGCCCTCTCCTCCTTCGCCTACGACTCCGACTCCGCCTCCTGCGTCAAAAACGAAACTTTGACCCGTCTCCCCAACTGGGTCGGACccactttctcttcttcctcgtcCTCTCTGCTCAAAGATTTGACGTGGACCCTCGTGATTACGTTGATTCTAAGCCTGCCCATTTGCTTCAGTCTGCTAATTCTCCTCAAACACTACGCCAAGCAAGTCGTCTATATCTTCCTCCCCTTCTTCATCGTCTTCCCAATTTTCTTCAACGCGTACTGGTTCGTCGCCTGCACTCTCAGCTCGACCTGCAGCGACGCTCTCCCTTTAGCTTACAGAATTTTGATTCTGATTTTCGTGTTTTTGTTAATTGGGGTCGTTGTGTGGATTCTTGTGGTGAATTGGCACCGGATTGAGCTCACTGTGAGCATAATTGGGGTCGCTTCAGATGCGCTTTCGCGGAACTTGGGCTTGTTCGGGGTCCTGCCGTGTTTGACATTCGGATTGGTGGTTTACTACGCACCCATTGTTGTGTTCTTGGTGTATGCCAGGTTCAATGGGAAGATTGCGCCACGGGAATCGCAGGGAGCGTATAGTTGTGTGTGGAAGCAGGATGGTTGGGTGCCTGCTTATTACGCATTGGCGATTTTGACAATGTTGTGGTCGCTGACGACGATGGTGGAAGCTCAGGTGTATGTGATTAGTGGGACTGTTGCTCAGTGGTACTTTACTAAGGAGGATTCAACTCCGAGGCGTATTATCAGACGCTCGTTAAG AAATGCGTTTGGGCCCAACTTTGGCACAGTATGCCTATCTGGATTACTTTTATGTGTTGTTCGAGTTGTCCGTGCCATGGTTGATGGTGCAAGACAAGATGGTTCACCTGGGATGGTGTATTTTCTAATGCGCTGCTGTGTTAATGCCTTATTGTCGGCAATTGATTTTCTCAACAAGTTCACAATCAACTTTGCGGCAATAACTGGTGAAGCTTACTGCTCATCTGCAAAAATGACATATGAGCTTCTAAAGCGCAATCTTCTCTCCGCAGTTTTTGTGGAGACCATCTCCACTCGTCTATTGGCTGGAATTGTTTTTGTACTCTCAGCATTATATGCAATTGTG GTCTGCGCTATCTTACAAGCTGTGACCAGTCTTGGGGTTGATTCGTACTTTGTGGCAGTTCTGGCGTGGGTGCTGCTGATCGTGATACTTGGTTTCTTTGTCCATGTGCTGGACAATGTAATTGACACCGTATACGTGTGCTATGCCATAGATAGGGATAGAGGGGAGGTTTGTAAACCGGAAGTTCACGAGGTTTACGTTCACTTACCCATTAGTCGAAACCATAGACCATCTTCTATGATCTCCAGAACTCTGGGTGTGTAA